Genomic segment of bacterium:
ACGGTTCGAAAGCGTCAGGCATGACCTGCATGCCGAGCAGCGTACGGGAACCGAGGATTTCACGGATACCGCCGAGCGACGCCAGGGCGATGAGAAAGCCTGTCCCCATTCCGAGGGCGTCGAGTACCGCACGCACCGGAGTGTTTTTTGCGGCGAACGCTTCCTGGCGGCCCAGGATAACGCAGTTGACAACGATGAGTGGAATGTACGGACCCAGCGCCTTGCTGAGTTCCGGGAATTGTGCACGCATCACGAGATCAACGATGGTCACGAAGGTCGCGATGATGACGATATACGATGCGATGCGCACCTGTGTCGGAATCAGCTTTCGAATCAGGGAAATTATGAGGCTGGAGAAGGTGAGTACGAATGTGGTCGCCAGGGCCATTGCGATACCGTTCATCGCCGATACCGTGACGGCCAGGGTGGGACACATACCCAGCACCTGCTTGAACACCGGGTTCTGATCCCAGAGTCCTTTCGTGTATTCGCTGAAAAGAGTTACCTGTTTTTTCACTGCGCACCTCCTGCCTGCATATCCTTGCGGAGTGTCAGCAGTCCGTCATTGACGATGGCCACGACGGCTTTCGATGAAATCGTCGCACCCGTAATGGTTTGAATTTCATTTTCCTTCGTCGGCGGAACACCTTTGACCCAGTCGACCTGAGGCTCCGCATGAAGATTCTCGAACTGCTTGCGATAGGGATCCTCGGTCACCTTGGTGCCGAGTCCGGGCGTCTCCACCTGCTCGAGCACTTCAATGGCGGTGATGGTCGTCATATCCGACGTCACACCGATCATCATGCGAATCTTGCCCTGGAAGCCGTTGCCTTCCCAGGGGAGTGCGTATCCGAGATCGTTGCCCGTGGCATCGAGTACGCGGTAACATTCGTACGGAAGGGCATCGACTTTTTCGTACGACTTTGCTTCCGTCTGCACCTGGAAAATGGCACGTTCCGTGTCCGCTTTTTTATTCGCCGCGATCAGGGGATCGGCCCAGCTACTGAGCATGGCGAGTCCGCCACCCGATACGACGCCAATGATGGAAAGCGTGACAAGCATTCCTACGATTGTTTTCATGACTTCACCTCCCCGAAAATACGCGGACGCGTGTAACGGTTGATCAGCGGCACAAAGGCGTTCATGAAGAGAATCGAGTACATGACTCCTTCAGGGAGACCGCCAAACACGCGGATCAGCACGAGCACGAGTGAAATACAGATGCCGTAGATCCACATACCCAGGTTCGTGATGGGGGAAGACACATAATCGGTAGCCATGAACACGGCGCCGAACAGGAAGCTGCCCGCGAAGATGTGGAACAGCGGGGTCGGATAGCTCGAATCGATCAGCCACAGTCCACCGCCGAACACGATGACTCCGACGAGCATCGCTGCGGGAATGCGCCAGTTGGCGACGCCTGTTACGATCAGGAACACACCGCCGATGAGTACCGCAATGGCGGATGTCTCACCGAGCGAACCTCCGACGTTGCCGTACATCATCGAGGACAAGCCAGTGACGACCCCGTCAAATTTCAGCGCTGCCAGCGGTGTCGCTTTTGAAACGGTGTCGACAGCAAAGTTCGGTATCGTCCATGTCGTGATGGCAACCGGGAAAGCCGCCTGGAGAAAGGCACGGCCCACGAGTGCAGGATTGAAAATGTTATAGCCGAGTCCACCGAAGAGCATTTTCCCGACACCGATGGCGAAGATGGCGCCCAGTGCGGTGAAAACGAGGGAAAAATGCGGCGGTAGAATAAGTCCCAGCAGGAGTCCGGTGATGACCGCGCTGCCGTCGCTGACGGCGATGGGTTTTTTCATCAGGTACTGTATCAACGCCTCGGTACCGACGGCGAACCCGACGGCGATGGCGATGACCAGCAGCTGCGCAAACCCGAAAAAGAGCACGGCCGAAATCACGCTCGGAAGCAGCGCGAGAACGACAAACCACATGATTTGTTTGGTCGTCCAGCGCGATTGCAGGTGAGGCGAAGTCGAGAGCAGCAGCTCTCGCTCATTTGGTGCCTCGGTCACTGTTACGCTTGACATAGGTGCTGTGTACTTTTATAGTGGTGAAATCTTGATAGAGCTGTAAATCGATCAGGCTGCGTCAGCTTTGCGGCTGCGCTGCATGGTGATGACACGCTGCTTGCCCAGGCGCAGCCACTGAACCAGCGGAATGTTCGCCGGACAGGTGAATGCGCAGCTGCCACATTCCATGCACACGGTGATACCATACTCTTCCGCTTCCTCGAGCCGGTTGAGTTCAGCCAGTCGTGCAAGGCGCGTGGGCAGCAGGTGCAGGGGACATGCGTCAACGCATTTTCCGCAGCGCAGGCAGTTTGTTTCTTCTCTTGCGCGCACTTCCTCCTTCGTGAGCACGACGATGCCCGAGGTCGCCTTCATGACCGGCGCTTCGAGATTGTACTGCGCCACACCCATCATGGGACCACCGACGATGACTTTGCCGGCATCCTCCGTGAGTCCGCCACAGAATTCGATCACGTCCTTGATCGGTGTACCGACCGGGACGATCAGGTTCTTCGGCGTACGAATGCCGCGCCCCGTTACCGTGAGCGCTGCGGTGACAGAGGGCTCACCTTTTGTTACGGCGTCGTGCACAGCAACCGCGGTGCCGATATTCTGAATGACGACACCCACATCGAGCGGCAGCTTGCCCGGAGGAACTTCCCGCCCGTTCACCGCCTTGATCAGCATCTTCTCCGCACCCTGCGGATATTTGGTCTGCAGTGCGCATACCTCGAGTCCGTCAAATCCCTGCACGGCCTTCTGCATGGATGCGATGGCATCCGGCTTGTTGTTCTCGATACCAATGATGCCTTTTTGCACCCCGAGTGCGCGCATGATCAGGCGCAGACCTGAGACGATGGCGTCGGGACGTTCGAGCATGAAGCGATCGTCACGTGTCAGGTACGGTTCGCATTCACAGCCGTTGATAATGACGGACTCGAGTTCGCGTCCTTCGGGAGGATTGAGTTTGACAAAGGTCGGAAACGCGGCACCACCCTGTCCGACAATACCGGCCTCCTTGACCCGCGCCCGAATCTCGTCTGGCGTCGCGGTCTCTGCATCGAGCGGCGGCATGGTGACATCGGCCGGGGCCTCTTCATCTTCCTTGAGCTTCGCCGGGATGATGACCAGGGCTTCCTTCATATAGCCGTTGCTGTTGTTCTCACGGCCTATGCTCTTGACGGTACCCATGATCGGTGCGTGTACCGGAGCGGAGATGAAGCCATCAGCTTCCGCAACCACCTGTCCACGCGCTACCGTGGCACGCTTGTCCACCAGCGGTTTCGCCTGCTTGCCGAGATGCTGCGACAACGGCAGAATCACAGAAGCAGGCAGTGGCATGACCTCGAAAGCACAATGCTCGCTGAGCTCTTTTTCTTCGGGAGGATGTACTCCTCCGGGAAAAGTCTTGAACATCTTCATGCATTACAAAAGTGTTGAAATCGTTTCGGCAGGGAGGGTTCGGCAGGAACAAATAGCGGACATGAAACCTCGCATGCACAGTATATCGCTACAAAAATCACAAATTCCACCCTCTTATCAAAACAACATTATCCGAAATCCGGCTGCCGTGTTCGTAATCGGGAAAACCAGGACAGCGGAACTTCCGACCTGTTTCCCTTCTGATATGATAAAGTATTAAAATTATGGAACATAGACAAAGGCGCTCCCCATGCTTTCAGCGCCTGAGACGAAATGGTCCGCCAACCCGGCCTGTTTTCAATGTCTGGCAAGGTGTGGCGGGCATTCGGAATTCATATTTCCTAAGTATATTACGGAATGATTGTGATGAAGCTGGGCGGAACGTCTCTGGAAGATGCGTCCGCCATGAAGAAGGCATGCGAGATCGTTCGGGCCCGCATCAAACAGAAACCGGTGGTCGTACTTTCCGCTGTCGCGGGAGTGACCAATGCACTGATCCGCTGCGCAGAGCTTGCAGCCGATGGGAAACGCGCGGAAGCCGAAGCCGTTGTGCGCGACCGTGTGATCGAGCGGCAGTATTCCATCATCGCCAACCTGATTGAGGGACTGCAGGAGCAGGATATGCTGATCCGGCAGTTCAAGGCGTTTGACGAGGAAATTCGGAATCTGATTTACGGTATCTCCATCACGGGCGACCTCTCCCCTCGCGTCCTCGATTTCGTCATGTCCTACGGCGAACGGATGAGTACCGCGATCATGACCGAGGCGCTGCGCGAGGCACGTGTGCGAGCCGAACTGTTGGATTCCCGCCAGTGTATTGTCACGAACAGCGCCTTCGGAAAAGCGGAACCGCTGTTCGACCTCACGGAAGCTGCATGCGAGCGCGTTATTCGTCCGCGGCTCGACAAGAATATCGTCCCCGTGCTCCAGGGTTTTCTTGGCGCGAACGCGCAGGGCGTCACCACGACGCTGGGACGCGGGGGATCGGATTTCTCTGCTGCCATTATCGGAACCGTCATGCACGCAGATGATATTGAGATCTGGACCGACGTCGATGGCATGCTGACAGCGGATCCGAATATCGTGCCATCCGCACTGCGCATTCGGGAAATGTCTTTCCGCGAAGCTTCGGAGCTGGCCTACTTCGGGGCGAAAGTCCTGCACCCGAGCACACTGCTGCCCGCAATCGAGAAGGACATTCCGGTACACATCCTCAACTCCCGCCGACCCCAGGTGCGTGGGACGCTGATCAAGGCCAGACCGGATCCGGCCAATGTTCCGGTCAAATCGATATCCTACAAGCGCGGGATCACCATCCTGAACATTTCATCAACGCGGATGCTGGGTTCTTATGGTTTCATGAAGAAGATATTCGACATCTTCAACGAGTACCAGACCTCGGTCGATCTTGTCACAACCTCCGAAGTCAGCATCTCACTCAGTGTCGAGCACTCGCCAGAGCTTGACGCGCTGTGCGAAGAATTGCAGCGCTATGGTGAACTGACTGTGCTGCGGAACAAGGCGATCATCTGCGTGGTTGGTGAGAAGCTCAAATCCGAAATCGGTACGCCGGCGCGCATCTTCTCGCGCCTTCGAGATATCCCGGTCGAAATGATCAGTCACGGTGCATCGGAAATCAACCTCACCTTCGTGATCGACGACGACCGCGTCCCCGAAGCGATCAGCGAGCTTCATGATGAATTTTTTTCCACGGTGACGGAAACCGGCATTTTTGAATAGCGGCCTTCGCTTGCTATCTTTTGGCATTCCACGCTTCAGCCAACTGACAACACGGCGAACACATGATCGATGCCGACGGTTTTTCCTACCGGGAGGGTGAACTGCACTGTGGGGAAATCCCGCTTTCCCGGATTGCCTCCCGCGTGGGCACCCCGACCTACGTGTACAATCTCGACAGTATCATTTCCCGCTACAGGGCGCATGCATCCGCTTTTGGTGGACTACAGCATGAGGTGTGTTACGCGGTCAAAGCCAATCCCTCGCTGGCAATACTACAGGGACTGGCGGCAGAGGGCGCCGGTTTCGACGTCAATTCCCGCGGTGAACTGTATCGCGCATTGCGCGCCGGGGCGGATCCTTCGCGTATCACGATGACCGGCGTCGGGAAATCACAGGCTGATGTCTCCGATGCCATCGACGCAGGGATAGCACATTTCAACGTAGAATCGGCGAGCGAGTGTCGGCTCATCTCCGAGATTGCTCTGAAAAAAAACACTGTGGCCGATTGCCTTCTTCGCCTGAACCCGGATGTGGAGGCAGGCACACACCCGCATATTTCCACTGGCGAATCGTCACACAAATTCGGTCTGAGCGCCAGGGATATTCATTCCATCGCTGCACAGGCGTCCTGGCTTCCCGGGATACGCATTACCGGACTCTCCTTCCATCTCGGCTCACAGATATTTTCCCCGGAACCGTACAGGGAGGCACTGCTGCTGCTGATCACCACGCTCGATGAAATCGCGCCCATGCTGGAAATGCAGCGGCCCGTCATCGATCTCGGCGGTGGCTTCGGCGTCGCGTATAACGAGGAACAGCAATCTCTTGACCTCGCTGACATCGCTGCGATTCTGCAGAACCTGCTCGGTGAGCGCACAGATGCATTTCGTTTCATCACCGAACCCGGCCGTTCCCTGGTCGCGAATGCCGGCGTCCTCCTCGCGACAGTGGAACATGAAAAGCCGGGGAAGGACAGGATTTTCTGTATCCTGGATGCGGGAATGAATGACCTGCTCCGCCCGGCGTTGTACAGTGCACTCCACGATGTCCTCCCGCTCATGGAACCGGAGGGGGGACAGACGACGGTGTTTTACGATGTGGTGGGACCGGTGTGTGAGAGTTCTGATACGTTTGCACAGCGCTATCCCCTGCCGCAGCTGCGGCGTGGCGACCGTGTTGCGCTCCTGTCAGCCGGCGCGTATGGAGCAAGTATGAGCTCGGAATACAACTCCCGTCCCCTCGCTGCGGAAGTTGTCGTACACAATGGTTCGTGGTTGCTCGCCAGGGAACGTCAGCAGCTCGACGACATGCTGCGTGGTGAACATCTGCTCACAGCATCAGAAGAATCCCGAGACTGAACGTAAACCCGGCAACAGACCATGCCCCCTCCTGCTCCACATCTGTGAGAGGAAGGATGAAACTCGCTTCCGGATTCGCGTGGAACATCGGACTGATCGGGAAGAGAACGCCTGCCCCGAGGCGAAGGGAAAGAAAAGAAGATAACCCTTCAATTTCACTGTCAATCAGATCATGCGAACGGCCGCCGTCGATAAACTCGAGGTCCGCGGGCGAAACGATACGCTCTGTCTGCGTCTGATGCCGCGACATGAGCACGGTATAGGCGGGCCCGGCAATGACGTACATGCCGGGATCCACGATACGATACGCGAGCAGCAGCTCTGCGCTGAAGGTCTCCAGACTGATTTGCAGCGCCTCCTCGAGCGTCATGAGGGTCACACTGTTGTCGCTCGCAAGTACGGGATAGGAGTCCAGTTTTTCAGGGTAATCTGCATTCAACTGGTCGAAAGCGATACCGGGACGCAGAAATATCATACCATTCAGTGGGATCACACCACGCAGTCCCACCGCGCGCCCGATTCCGTTTCCCCCTGAAAACGTGCAGCAGTCATACCGTGCATCGCTGGTCGTAAAACTTCCCTGGTGCCAGGAGAAGACGGCTCCCCCGCTGATACCCAGCAGAAAAACCTCACGCGGCGTTTCCTCGAGATACTGCGCCTGCGCAGACGGGACCAGGAGAATAGCGAGAAGAAGCATTGCTGCGGGCACTCTCATTGCTGCGGGCACTCTCATTGCAGCACCACACTGCTTGTGGCGGATCCGCCCGAAGAGGTGAGGATACGGCAGAAATACCTCCCCCGCGGCATGCGCACAACGTCCACCGGCAACGCGTGGTCCCCCTCCGTGAGGACGCCGTCGTATATCGTGGCGACTTCATCCCCCAGCATGCTGTGCAGCGTCACGCGCACGTGCTGCTCACGCGGGAGCACGCAGTGAAGCATCATTGATGCGCTTGCGGGATTGGGGAAGCTTCCTATTTCCGGTTCAGAGAGAATGGCTGGATGATCGACGAGCCGGAATCGCTGATAACATATACTGTCTGCCTCGAACCTGCCCTTGAGAAAGGCGCCACCGAGGGGCACCCCGTCAGAAAATCGCACATGCGTCAGTGTAAGGTCACAGCCCATGGCATTACCCTGCAGCACGAGAAAAGTGGGACGAAACAGGATGCTGTCGGTTGCAGGATTGATCAGCGGGCTACTTCCGCTTATTTCAAATGTTGCAGTGACAGGATCGCGGGAGTAATCGCGGTTGACATGCACCTTGAGATCCGACATCCCCGAAACCACGGAGTTGTGAACAAAGTTCGGATCCGCCAGCGGATACAGCAGGGTCTTGTTGAATTGAATCGTGAAAGAGAGCTTCCGGATATCATGTCCTTCCGGAATATCATCGTAGATCCGAAGCGGAACAGAGAGAACGCTTCCGGGCTTTCCGCTTACCGTCACACCGATCCCGACCGACAGACTGTCCCACCCAAAGGCATACCCCGGAATGAGCAGCGAATCCTGGCCACCTCCTGTATCAAACAGGATATGAATCATGGAAGTATCCGCCCCGAGCCGCTTCATTTCGAAACAGATGGTGCTGACCAGCGTGTCACCCGGGAACAATGACCCATTCCAGATAGTGGTGGGAAACGGCTGCTTCGGATGCCAGATGTCCTGCACCTGGATTTGCGTATTCGCGCGATTGATGATTCTCAGCGTCTGACAGCGATCTCCCCCGTGACGGATATGTCCGAACTGCAGAACGGTGGGCTCCACGACCGGCTCCTGTGCGTGGACGGATACCGGCAGGAACAGGCAGGCAAGAAACAACACGCGCACTCTAGACACTGCGGCATGCGGCATGTGCACACCCCTCCTCATATCACTCCTGCATCTGACGTGGGACGACTTGTCGTGTTGCGAGTTCGAATCGGGAAATAGTATCGGGATAAATGCGGAAAAAGGAAAGGCCATTACAGCACCAGCAAAGGGATGTGCAATGCGGCCCAGATTCCGTACCGGAACGCTGTCTGTACTCGGGTTTCTTTCGCCAGAATGAAAAAGTAGCTCCCCTTCGCGAGGGTGTTACTCATCATTGCAAGCATCAGGGGCATGACGAGCATCATGGCACCGCTGTGATCCTGCGCCACGGAGAGGATGAACGGATCGATATCGACGACGCCGACGACAAGCGACAGCATCACGATGCCGGCCGTACCAAGCGCCTCGCGGGCGTAGACGGTCAGTACCGAAAGAAGGACGAAAACGGCTGCAAAGATGAGGGCGGGTTTCAGTTCGAATGGGTTCTGCAGCGTGGTGAATTCCTCGACCTCGACATCGTCCGTACGACGTCCCGTCCGCAGGGCAAGCAAAACTCCGAGCAGGGACAGGATGACACAGCGCCACCACATTTCCATACCAGCGGTGGGATTTACCACGAAGAGCAGAATGAGGATGCGCAGGTACATCACACTGCTTGCGAGAATGGACATCTGAAGGGCATGAAAACTGAGGGACGATGTACGTTGCGCCATGCGTCCGGCAGCAATGCTGACTGCAGTGCTGGAGACAATCCCTCCAAAAATTCCCGAGAGCCAGAGCCCGAGCTTCCGCCCGAACTTCTTGGTCAGGAAATATCCGACAAATCCGATGCTGGAC
This window contains:
- a CDS encoding RnfABCDGE type electron transport complex subunit D — protein: MSSVTVTEAPNERELLLSTSPHLQSRWTTKQIMWFVVLALLPSVISAVLFFGFAQLLVIAIAVGFAVGTEALIQYLMKKPIAVSDGSAVITGLLLGLILPPHFSLVFTALGAIFAIGVGKMLFGGLGYNIFNPALVGRAFLQAAFPVAITTWTIPNFAVDTVSKATPLAALKFDGVVTGLSSMMYGNVGGSLGETSAIAVLIGGVFLIVTGVANWRIPAAMLVGVIVFGGGLWLIDSSYPTPLFHIFAGSFLFGAVFMATDYVSSPITNLGMWIYGICISLVLVLIRVFGGLPEGVMYSILFMNAFVPLINRYTRPRIFGEVKS
- the lysA gene encoding diaminopimelate decarboxylase, whose protein sequence is MIDADGFSYREGELHCGEIPLSRIASRVGTPTYVYNLDSIISRYRAHASAFGGLQHEVCYAVKANPSLAILQGLAAEGAGFDVNSRGELYRALRAGADPSRITMTGVGKSQADVSDAIDAGIAHFNVESASECRLISEIALKKNTVADCLLRLNPDVEAGTHPHISTGESSHKFGLSARDIHSIAAQASWLPGIRITGLSFHLGSQIFSPEPYREALLLLITTLDEIAPMLEMQRPVIDLGGGFGVAYNEEQQSLDLADIAAILQNLLGERTDAFRFITEPGRSLVANAGVLLATVEHEKPGKDRIFCILDAGMNDLLRPALYSALHDVLPLMEPEGGQTTVFYDVVGPVCESSDTFAQRYPLPQLRRGDRVALLSAGAYGASMSSEYNSRPLAAEVVVHNGSWLLARERQQLDDMLRGEHLLTASEESRD
- a CDS encoding FMN-binding protein produces the protein MKTIVGMLVTLSIIGVVSGGGLAMLSSWADPLIAANKKADTERAIFQVQTEAKSYEKVDALPYECYRVLDATGNDLGYALPWEGNGFQGKIRMMIGVTSDMTTITAIEVLEQVETPGLGTKVTEDPYRKQFENLHAEPQVDWVKGVPPTKENEIQTITGATISSKAVVAIVNDGLLTLRKDMQAGGAQ
- the lysC gene encoding lysine-sensitive aspartokinase 3, whose amino-acid sequence is MIVMKLGGTSLEDASAMKKACEIVRARIKQKPVVVLSAVAGVTNALIRCAELAADGKRAEAEAVVRDRVIERQYSIIANLIEGLQEQDMLIRQFKAFDEEIRNLIYGISITGDLSPRVLDFVMSYGERMSTAIMTEALREARVRAELLDSRQCIVTNSAFGKAEPLFDLTEAACERVIRPRLDKNIVPVLQGFLGANAQGVTTTLGRGGSDFSAAIIGTVMHADDIEIWTDVDGMLTADPNIVPSALRIREMSFREASELAYFGAKVLHPSTLLPAIEKDIPVHILNSRRPQVRGTLIKARPDPANVPVKSISYKRGITILNISSTRMLGSYGFMKKIFDIFNEYQTSVDLVTTSEVSISLSVEHSPELDALCEELQRYGELTVLRNKAIICVVGEKLKSEIGTPARIFSRLRDIPVEMISHGASEINLTFVIDDDRVPEAISELHDEFFSTVTETGIFE
- a CDS encoding electron transport complex subunit E — its product is MKKQVTLFSEYTKGLWDQNPVFKQVLGMCPTLAVTVSAMNGIAMALATTFVLTFSSLIISLIRKLIPTQVRIASYIVIIATFVTIVDLVMRAQFPELSKALGPYIPLIVVNCVILGRQEAFAAKNTPVRAVLDALGMGTGFLIALASLGGIREILGSRTLLGMQVMPDAFEPWLVMILPAGAFLSLGLMMGFLNFMVLRRKTREEKEIAARHLQEPKMSLEYGQEA
- the rsxC gene encoding electron transport complex subunit RsxC, giving the protein MFKTFPGGVHPPEEKELSEHCAFEVMPLPASVILPLSQHLGKQAKPLVDKRATVARGQVVAEADGFISAPVHAPIMGTVKSIGRENNSNGYMKEALVIIPAKLKEDEEAPADVTMPPLDAETATPDEIRARVKEAGIVGQGGAAFPTFVKLNPPEGRELESVIINGCECEPYLTRDDRFMLERPDAIVSGLRLIMRALGVQKGIIGIENNKPDAIASMQKAVQGFDGLEVCALQTKYPQGAEKMLIKAVNGREVPPGKLPLDVGVVIQNIGTAVAVHDAVTKGEPSVTAALTVTGRGIRTPKNLIVPVGTPIKDVIEFCGGLTEDAGKVIVGGPMMGVAQYNLEAPVMKATSGIVVLTKEEVRAREETNCLRCGKCVDACPLHLLPTRLARLAELNRLEEAEEYGITVCMECGSCAFTCPANIPLVQWLRLGKQRVITMQRSRKADAA
- a CDS encoding MgtC/SapB family protein, whose amino-acid sequence is MPSIEWTLELRFVIALGLGFLIGLERESSGAERKSGSLYAGVRTYTVISLYGFACAWLYRIGVTWALPAGMLSLAALTVVGYLAKMREGRRGWTSEVSALLTFVVGVLALLADVWVAITLGVVNTILLSEKGDLEHFVERLDRSEFLAVLKFLVVTAIILPALPDREYTRFDLNPARVWQLVILVSSIGFVGYFLTKKFGRKLGLWLSGIFGGIVSSTAVSIAAGRMAQRTSSLSFHALQMSILASSVMYLRILILLFVVNPTAGMEMWWRCVILSLLGVLLALRTGRRTDDVEVEEFTTLQNPFELKPALIFAAVFVLLSVLTVYAREALGTAGIVMLSLVVGVVDIDPFILSVAQDHSGAMMLVMPLMLAMMSNTLAKGSYFFILAKETRVQTAFRYGIWAALHIPLLVL